Proteins found in one Bartonella krasnovii genomic segment:
- the rplF gene encoding 50S ribosomal protein L6: MSRIGKKPISIPSGVTATVEGQLVKAKGPKGELSYVVNDEVLVKFEDNVISVMPRDQSKDARSKWGMSRSMIENIFCGVKDGFEKRLEINGVGYRAALQGKDIQLSLGFSHDVVYKVPSGVTVTVPKPTEIVISGIDKQQVGQVAAEIREYRRPEPYKGKGVKHADERIFRKEGKKK, from the coding sequence ATGTCTCGTATTGGAAAAAAGCCCATTTCAATTCCTTCTGGAGTTACCGCAACTGTTGAAGGTCAGCTAGTCAAAGCAAAAGGTCCGAAAGGTGAGCTAAGTTACGTTGTAAATGATGAAGTCTTAGTTAAATTCGAGGATAATGTCATATCAGTTATGCCGCGAGATCAATCAAAAGATGCGCGCTCTAAATGGGGGATGTCACGCTCAATGATTGAAAATATTTTTTGTGGTGTAAAGGATGGTTTTGAAAAAAGGTTAGAGATCAATGGGGTTGGTTATCGTGCTGCTTTGCAGGGTAAAGATATTCAACTCTCTCTAGGTTTTTCGCATGATGTGGTTTATAAAGTTCCGTCGGGTGTTACTGTAACTGTTCCTAAGCCTACAGAGATTGTTATTTCTGGAATTGATAAACAGCAAGTTGGACAAGTTGCAGCGGAGATTCGTGAGTATCGTAGGCCTGAGCCTTATAAAGGTAAAGGTGTTAAGCATGCAGATGAACGTATCTTCCGTAAAGAAGGTAAAAAGAAATAA
- the rpsM gene encoding 30S ribosomal protein S13 has product MARIAGVNIPTNKRVIIALQYIHGIGPKFAQEIIEKVGIPAGRRVHELSDAEVLQIREAIDQGYQVEGDLRREVAMNVKRLMDLGCYRGLRHRRSLPVRGQRTHTNARTRKGPAKAIAGKKK; this is encoded by the coding sequence GTGGCTCGTATTGCTGGCGTCAATATCCCGACAAATAAGCGTGTAATCATTGCGCTTCAATATATCCACGGGATTGGACCAAAATTTGCTCAAGAAATTATTGAAAAGGTTGGTATTCCTGCGGGGCGTCGTGTGCATGAGCTTTCAGACGCTGAGGTGTTGCAGATTCGTGAGGCGATAGATCAGGGATATCAAGTTGAAGGTGATCTTCGTCGTGAAGTTGCTATGAATGTTAAGCGTTTGATGGACCTTGGTTGTTATCGCGGATTGCGTCATCGTCGGTCTTTGCCTGTCCGGGGACAGCGTACACATACAAATGCTCGTACGCGTAAGGGACCTGCTAAGGCAATTGCTGGTAAGAAGAAATAA
- a CDS encoding replication-associated recombination protein A translates to MKKDFFTSSIDPKLNKNQPLAERMRPCSLNEVVGQRHLIGEDGLLSRMVAAGSIGSMIFWGPPGTGKTTVARLLALETNFAFEQVSAIFTGVSELKKIFEVAQRRFMSGDKTLLFVDEIHRFNRAQQDSFLPVMEDGTVVLIGATTENPSFELNAALLSRARVLTFLSHDHESLGMLLKRAEKVVGKLLPLDDGARDVLIGMSDGDARVALTLAEEVWSVVSSGEILDANALQKVIQRRAPIYDKGRDGHYNLISALHKSVRGSDPDAALYYLARMLDAGEDPLYIGRRLVRMAVEDVGLADPQALVICNAAKDAYDYLGSPEGELALAQACLYVATAPKSNATYLAYKAALRCAQKNGSLPPPKHILNAPTKLMKEEGYGDGYCYDHDEPDAFSGQEYFPEKLGRQSYYKPVERGFEREIVKRLEWWKQLRKKRKNQP, encoded by the coding sequence TTGAAGAAAGATTTTTTTACTTCGTCGATTGATCCTAAACTTAATAAAAATCAGCCACTTGCGGAGAGAATGCGTCCTTGTTCTCTCAATGAAGTTGTGGGACAAAGGCATTTAATTGGAGAGGATGGTCTTCTTTCACGGATGGTGGCAGCAGGCTCAATTGGATCGATGATTTTTTGGGGGCCTCCAGGGACGGGAAAAACAACAGTTGCACGTTTGTTAGCACTTGAAACAAATTTCGCATTTGAACAAGTTTCTGCTATTTTTACAGGTGTTTCTGAACTTAAAAAGATTTTTGAAGTTGCACAGAGGCGTTTTATGTCTGGGGATAAAACGCTTCTCTTTGTTGATGAAATTCATCGGTTTAATCGTGCACAGCAGGATAGTTTTCTTCCTGTGATGGAAGATGGTACGGTGGTTCTTATCGGTGCAACAACTGAAAACCCTTCTTTTGAACTTAATGCTGCTCTTCTTTCGCGTGCGCGGGTTTTAACATTTCTTTCTCATGATCATGAAAGTTTAGGGATGCTTTTGAAGCGTGCTGAAAAGGTGGTAGGAAAGTTGCTTCCTTTGGATGATGGGGCCAGAGATGTTTTGATAGGGATGTCTGATGGTGATGCACGGGTAGCATTGACATTAGCAGAGGAAGTTTGGTCTGTTGTGAGCTCGGGAGAAATCCTTGATGCTAATGCGTTGCAAAAAGTTATTCAGCGTCGTGCACCCATTTATGATAAAGGACGAGATGGACACTATAATCTTATTTCAGCGTTGCATAAATCTGTTCGTGGCTCTGATCCTGATGCGGCGCTTTATTATTTAGCACGTATGTTGGATGCTGGTGAAGATCCTCTCTATATTGGGCGAAGATTGGTTCGTATGGCTGTTGAAGATGTTGGTTTGGCGGACCCCCAAGCTCTTGTCATTTGTAACGCGGCAAAAGATGCCTATGATTATTTAGGATCACCAGAAGGAGAATTGGCTTTGGCACAGGCATGTCTTTATGTTGCAACAGCACCAAAGTCAAACGCGACATATCTTGCATATAAGGCTGCATTGCGTTGTGCACAAAAAAATGGTTCTTTACCACCTCCTAAACATATCCTTAATGCACCAACGAAATTGATGAAGGAGGAAGGGTATGGAGATGGTTATTGTTATGACCATGATGAACCAGATGCTTTCTCTGGACAAGAATATTTTCCCGAAAAACTTGGGCGCCAGAGTTATTATAAACCAGTTGAGCGTGGATTTGAGCGTGAAATTGTGAAACGTCTTGAATGGTGGAAACAATTGCGAAAAAAACGTAAAAATCAACCATAA
- a CDS encoding DegQ family serine endoprotease, whose product MRYSFGVRLFFAIMMLMSFDHVYAHVPQTQKEITLSFAPLVKKTVPSVVNIYAARQIRARSPFEGDPFFEQFFGRLQNNFPVRKQSSLGSGVIVDVRGLIVTNYHVIKDASEIKVAFSDGREFESKVVLKDEATDIAILEVDVKDTQFPVLPLGDSDTVEVGDLVLAIGNPFGVGQTVTSGIVSAQARTRVGISDFDFFIQTDAAINPGNSGGALIDMKGQLIGINTAIYSRSGGSVGIGFAIPVNLVKVMLDTVKRGGKYFVPPYIGASFQNITSDIAGGLGLERPYGALIIEVIKDSPAEKAGLKVGDVILSVQGVRVDSPDSLGYRLMTADVGHSLALEYLRNGKTLKTQIKVASISETAFLKSEKITGDSPLAGAEVLDLTPQNSRRFHLPISAKGVVITSLDEMSNAAGIFRPRDILRVVNGYKIQTVHQLKKILMQTRSRTWQLEYERDGMYIRQFIR is encoded by the coding sequence ATGAGGTATTCTTTTGGGGTGCGGCTTTTTTTTGCAATTATGATGCTGATGTCGTTTGATCATGTCTATGCTCATGTTCCTCAAACACAAAAAGAAATCACTCTTTCATTTGCTCCTTTAGTTAAAAAGACCGTTCCCTCTGTTGTCAATATTTATGCAGCTCGACAAATTAGAGCGCGTTCACCTTTTGAGGGTGATCCATTTTTTGAGCAATTTTTTGGTCGTTTGCAAAATAATTTTCCTGTTCGTAAGCAGTCATCATTAGGATCAGGAGTGATTGTTGATGTGCGTGGTTTGATTGTTACAAATTACCACGTCATTAAAGATGCAAGCGAAATTAAGGTAGCTTTTTCTGATGGGCGAGAATTTGAGAGTAAGGTCGTACTCAAAGATGAAGCAACCGATATTGCTATTTTGGAAGTTGATGTAAAAGATACACAGTTTCCTGTTCTTCCTTTGGGGGATTCTGATACTGTTGAAGTTGGTGATCTTGTTTTAGCTATTGGTAATCCTTTTGGTGTTGGTCAAACGGTTACAAGTGGTATTGTTTCAGCGCAAGCGCGTACACGTGTTGGGATTTCTGATTTTGACTTTTTTATTCAAACAGATGCAGCCATTAATCCAGGAAATTCTGGTGGCGCTTTAATTGATATGAAGGGGCAATTAATCGGAATTAATACGGCTATTTATTCACGTTCCGGTGGTTCTGTAGGGATTGGTTTTGCTATTCCAGTTAATCTTGTAAAAGTGATGCTTGATACAGTTAAACGTGGAGGAAAATATTTTGTACCACCTTATATTGGGGCATCCTTTCAGAATATTACATCTGATATTGCTGGTGGTTTAGGTTTAGAACGCCCTTATGGTGCCCTTATTATTGAAGTTATCAAAGACAGTCCTGCTGAAAAAGCCGGTTTGAAAGTAGGTGATGTTATTTTGAGTGTACAGGGGGTGCGCGTTGATAGTCCAGATAGTCTTGGGTATCGTTTAATGACAGCGGACGTTGGCCATAGTCTTGCTTTAGAATATTTACGAAATGGAAAAACTTTAAAAACACAGATAAAGGTTGCATCAATATCAGAAACTGCATTTTTAAAATCTGAAAAAATTACAGGTGATAGTCCTCTTGCTGGTGCCGAAGTGTTAGATTTAACACCGCAAAATAGTCGACGTTTTCATCTTCCTATATCGGCAAAAGGTGTTGTGATTACCAGTCTTGATGAAATGAGCAATGCTGCGGGAATTTTTCGGCCCAGAGATATCTTACGTGTTGTTAATGGCTATAAGATTCAAACAGTTCATCAGTTGAAAAAGATTCTTATGCAAACGCGTTCGCGTACTTGGCAATTGGAATATGAACGCGATGGTATGTATATTCGCCAATTTATTCGTTGA
- the rpsH gene encoding 30S ribosomal protein S8 — MSMSDPLGDMLTRIRNALGRKKGKVVTPASKLRAHVLDVLKSEGYIRGYNQVDLGDGKVELEIELKYFEGMAAIREISRVSKPGRRVYVSAKSLPQVANGLGISILSTPKGVMADHEAREQNVGGELLCRVF, encoded by the coding sequence ATGTCTATGTCAGATCCTCTTGGTGATATGTTAACACGTATTCGTAATGCGCTTGGTCGTAAAAAAGGCAAAGTGGTTACTCCAGCTTCAAAGCTTCGCGCACACGTTCTTGATGTTCTTAAGTCGGAAGGTTATATTCGCGGATATAATCAAGTTGATTTGGGTGACGGAAAAGTTGAGCTTGAAATCGAATTGAAGTATTTTGAAGGAATGGCTGCTATTCGTGAAATTTCGCGTGTATCAAAGCCTGGTCGTCGTGTGTATGTTTCTGCTAAGTCACTTCCTCAGGTGGCAAATGGTTTAGGTATTTCGATCTTATCGACTCCTAAAGGCGTTATGGCTGATCATGAAGCGCGTGAACAGAATGTTGGTGGAGAACTCCTTTGTCGTGTTTTCTAA
- the rplQ gene encoding 50S ribosomal protein L17: MRHSKSGRKLNRTASHRKAMFANMATSLIEHEQIVTTLPKAKEIRPIVEKLVTLGKRGGLHARRQAIAALRDTEKVAKLFDTLAPRYASRNGGYLRIMKAGFRTGDNAPMAVIEFVDRDVEAKGAGDRARMEASENDKGSSS; this comes from the coding sequence ATGCGCCATAGTAAGTCAGGCCGAAAGTTGAACCGGACTGCCAGTCACCGTAAAGCGATGTTTGCAAATATGGCAACTTCGTTGATCGAGCATGAGCAGATTGTGACAACACTTCCAAAGGCTAAAGAAATTCGTCCTATTGTTGAAAAACTTGTTACTCTTGGTAAGCGTGGTGGTTTGCACGCGCGTCGACAAGCAATTGCAGCACTTCGTGATACAGAAAAGGTTGCAAAGTTATTTGATACACTTGCGCCGCGTTATGCTTCACGCAACGGTGGATATTTGCGTATTATGAAAGCGGGGTTTCGTACCGGTGATAATGCGCCCATGGCTGTTATAGAATTTGTTGATCGTGATGTTGAAGCAAAGGGAGCAGGGGATCGTGCTCGTATGGAAGCTTCAGAAAATGACAAGGGCTCGTCCTCATAA
- the rplR gene encoding 50S ribosomal protein L18: protein MVSSKDIIQRRARRVRRRIKMVSHDRPRLSVYRSNQNIYAQVIDDLRGCTLVSASTLESDLKKSLKSGADKEAAFAVGKLIAERAKQAGVNEVVFDRGAYVYHGRVKALAEAAREGGLNF from the coding sequence ATGGTTTCATCTAAGGACATTATCCAGCGTCGCGCAAGACGTGTTCGTCGTAGAATAAAGATGGTTTCTCATGATCGTCCGCGGCTTAGCGTTTATCGTTCAAATCAGAACATCTATGCGCAAGTTATTGATGATTTACGGGGATGTACACTTGTTTCAGCTTCTACTCTTGAGAGTGATTTGAAAAAATCCTTAAAAAGTGGAGCTGATAAAGAAGCCGCTTTCGCTGTGGGTAAGTTAATTGCTGAACGTGCGAAGCAAGCTGGTGTCAATGAAGTGGTTTTTGATCGTGGTGCTTATGTGTATCATGGTCGTGTCAAAGCTTTGGCTGAAGCTGCTCGTGAAGGTGGTTTGAACTTTTAA
- a CDS encoding adenylate kinase, which yields MRVVLLGPPGAGKGTQAKMLTEEYNIPHLSTGDMLREVIAKETEVGKKAKAIISSGSLVPDSLVNQIVSDRIDEADCVNGFILDGYPRTVGQAKALQQILESKNMSLDAVIELCVDEDALIERMKKRVQETIATGGQVRLDDNPVAFAKRLVEYREKTSPLSEFYSERGMLKVIDGMIGIAEVTRMIKGFLS from the coding sequence ATGAGAGTGGTTCTTTTAGGTCCTCCTGGAGCAGGAAAAGGCACGCAAGCTAAAATGCTAACTGAGGAATATAATATTCCTCATTTATCAACAGGGGATATGTTGCGTGAGGTTATTGCTAAAGAAACAGAAGTGGGTAAAAAAGCTAAAGCTATTATAAGTTCTGGTTCTTTGGTCCCTGATAGTCTTGTTAATCAAATCGTGTCAGATCGGATTGATGAAGCTGATTGTGTAAACGGTTTTATTTTGGATGGATATCCAAGGACGGTAGGGCAGGCAAAAGCGTTGCAACAGATACTTGAGTCAAAAAATATGAGTCTTGATGCTGTTATTGAGTTGTGTGTTGATGAAGACGCATTGATTGAACGTATGAAAAAACGTGTTCAGGAGACAATAGCGACCGGTGGGCAGGTTCGTTTAGATGATAACCCTGTTGCTTTTGCAAAAAGATTAGTAGAGTACCGTGAAAAAACTTCTCCTTTATCAGAATTTTATTCAGAGAGAGGAATGTTGAAGGTCATTGATGGAATGATTGGTATTGCTGAAGTGACACGTATGATTAAAGGTTTTCTTTCATGA
- the rpsE gene encoding 30S ribosomal protein S5: MAQKERGEREERDNEFVDRLVHINRVAKVVKGGRRFGFAALVVVGDQKGRVGFGHGKAREVPEAVRKATESAKRGMIYVPLRSGRTLHHDLEGRHGAGRVLLRSASAGTGIIAGGPMRAIFEALGMQDVVAKSLGSSNPYNMVRATFDALKHQMHPRDIAAQRGIKYSTLQARRRHLVDVEG, translated from the coding sequence ATGGCACAAAAAGAACGTGGTGAAAGAGAAGAACGCGATAATGAGTTTGTCGATAGGCTCGTTCATATTAATCGTGTTGCTAAAGTTGTAAAGGGTGGTCGGCGTTTTGGTTTTGCTGCTCTTGTTGTCGTTGGAGATCAGAAAGGGCGTGTGGGTTTTGGACACGGTAAAGCTCGTGAAGTTCCTGAAGCCGTTCGTAAAGCAACGGAATCTGCAAAGCGTGGAATGATTTATGTCCCACTTCGGTCTGGACGTACATTGCATCATGATCTTGAAGGTCGTCACGGAGCTGGGCGTGTTTTGCTCCGCTCAGCGTCTGCTGGTACTGGTATTATTGCTGGAGGACCGATGCGTGCTATTTTTGAGGCTCTTGGTATGCAGGATGTTGTTGCAAAATCACTAGGATCATCAAATCCTTATAACATGGTTCGTGCAACATTTGATGCACTGAAACATCAAATGCATCCGAGAGATATTGCCGCTCAGCGCGGTATCAAATATTCGACTTTGCAGGCGCGTCGTCGTCATTTAGTCGATGTAGAAGGGTAG
- the secY gene encoding preprotein translocase subunit SecY — MASAAEQFASNINFGTFSRATELKKRIWFTLAALLVYRFGTYISLPGINIDALRQTFEHHASGVLGLFNMFAGGAVGRMAIFALGIMPYISASIIVQLLTSVIPSLETLKKEGEVGRKVINQYTRYVTVVLAILQAFGIAVALESGIGTGLQIVLEPGLMFRISSVITLVGGTMFLMWLGEQITSRGVGNGVSLIIFTGIVANFPSTFAQLLTAHSQADLSTFLLIAIVFIAVLVIGLIVFIERAQRRIIIQYPKRQVGNQMFQGDMSHLPLKLNTAGVIPPIFASSLLLLPATINNFSDKMPQWMQTISYSLGHGQPLYMIVYAFLMAFFCFFYTAIVFNPSDTADQLKKHSGFIPGIRPGERTAEYIDYVLTRITVVGAIYIILVCLLPEFMISAFQVPFYLGGTSLLIVVTVTLDTVAQIQGHLVAHQYEGLIKKSKLRGGRRNR, encoded by the coding sequence ATGGCATCAGCAGCAGAGCAATTTGCTTCCAATATAAACTTCGGAACTTTTTCGCGTGCAACTGAATTAAAGAAACGTATCTGGTTTACTCTGGCAGCGCTTCTTGTCTATCGTTTTGGCACTTATATTTCTCTTCCAGGGATTAATATTGATGCTTTGCGGCAAACGTTTGAACATCATGCATCAGGTGTTTTAGGACTTTTTAATATGTTTGCTGGAGGTGCTGTTGGGCGTATGGCAATTTTTGCGCTAGGAATTATGCCCTATATATCGGCATCTATTATTGTACAATTACTCACGTCCGTTATTCCTTCTTTGGAAACTCTTAAAAAGGAGGGTGAGGTCGGTCGTAAGGTGATTAATCAATATACGCGCTATGTGACAGTCGTATTGGCTATTCTGCAAGCTTTTGGTATTGCGGTTGCGCTTGAAAGCGGTATAGGGACAGGACTTCAAATTGTTCTAGAACCAGGTCTCATGTTTCGTATCTCTTCTGTTATTACGCTTGTTGGCGGGACAATGTTTCTTATGTGGCTTGGTGAGCAAATTACGTCACGCGGTGTTGGTAATGGGGTTTCTCTCATCATTTTTACAGGGATCGTAGCCAACTTTCCTTCTACTTTTGCTCAGCTTTTGACCGCGCATAGTCAGGCTGATTTATCAACTTTTCTTTTAATAGCGATCGTTTTTATTGCTGTTTTGGTTATCGGACTTATTGTTTTTATAGAACGTGCGCAACGGCGGATTATTATTCAGTACCCGAAACGTCAGGTTGGTAACCAAATGTTTCAAGGCGATATGTCGCATCTTCCTTTAAAATTGAATACTGCTGGTGTTATTCCGCCTATTTTTGCTTCATCTTTATTATTATTACCCGCCACTATTAATAACTTTTCTGATAAAATGCCACAATGGATGCAAACTATTTCTTATTCTCTTGGCCATGGGCAGCCACTTTATATGATTGTTTATGCATTTTTAATGGCGTTTTTTTGCTTTTTTTATACGGCTATTGTGTTTAATCCGAGTGATACTGCGGATCAGTTGAAAAAACATTCTGGTTTTATTCCAGGAATTCGTCCAGGTGAGCGTACAGCGGAATATATTGATTATGTTTTGACGCGTATTACTGTTGTGGGCGCTATTTATATTATCTTGGTTTGTTTACTCCCTGAATTTATGATATCCGCATTCCAAGTTCCTTTTTATCTTGGGGGAACGTCTTTGTTGATTGTTGTGACTGTTACTCTTGATACAGTTGCTCAAATCCAGGGGCATCTTGTTGCACACCAATATGAAGGCTTGATAAAAAAATCAAAACTTCGTGGAGGTCGAAGAAATCGATGA
- the rpmD gene encoding 50S ribosomal protein L30, producing the protein MVQKKSQSGKTVTVEQIGSPIRNSRIQRATLKGLGLNKMRRRRVLEDTLCVRGMIARVQHLVRVIDED; encoded by the coding sequence ATGGTTCAGAAAAAATCTCAGAGTGGTAAAACTGTGACAGTAGAGCAAATTGGAAGCCCTATTCGAAATTCACGGATTCAGCGTGCAACCTTGAAGGGGCTTGGGCTTAATAAAATGCGTCGCCGGCGCGTTTTAGAAGATACACTTTGTGTACGGGGTATGATTGCTCGAGTTCAGCATCTTGTTCGCGTTATAGATGAAGATTAA
- the rplO gene encoding 50S ribosomal protein L15: MKLNELRDCKGATKSRKRVGRGIGSGTGKTGGRGVKGQKSRSGVSLNGFEGGQMPIYRRLPKRGFKNFFSKAYNEVSLGRVQLAVDAGKLNIEKPVDMIALKEAGIIRREKDGVRLLSDGDLKAKITFHVSGASQAARVKIEKVGGQVIFPDVVQ, from the coding sequence ATGAAACTCAATGAACTACGTGATTGCAAAGGCGCAACAAAAAGTCGTAAGCGTGTTGGACGTGGTATTGGTTCAGGTACTGGTAAGACCGGTGGTCGTGGTGTAAAAGGGCAAAAATCCCGCTCTGGTGTCTCTCTTAATGGTTTTGAAGGTGGGCAAATGCCTATCTATCGGCGTTTACCAAAACGTGGATTTAAAAATTTCTTTTCTAAAGCCTATAATGAAGTGTCCTTGGGACGTGTTCAGTTGGCCGTTGATGCAGGTAAGTTGAACATTGAAAAACCTGTTGATATGATTGCTTTGAAAGAGGCTGGTATTATTCGTCGCGAGAAAGATGGGGTTCGCCTTCTTTCTGATGGCGATTTAAAAGCTAAGATTACCTTTCATGTTTCTGGAGCTTCACAAGCTGCTCGTGTTAAAATTGAAAAAGTGGGTGGTCAGGTTATTTTTCCTGATGTTGTTCAATAA
- the rpsK gene encoding 30S ribosomal protein S11, giving the protein MAKEATRVRRRERKNISSGVVHINSTFNNTMITITDAQGNAIAWSSAGAQGFKGARKSTPFAAQVAAEDCARKAQEHGMRSLEVEVCGPGAGRESALRALQSVGFVITSIRDVTPIPHNGCRPRKRRRV; this is encoded by the coding sequence ATGGCCAAGGAAGCCACACGTGTTCGTCGTCGCGAACGTAAGAATATTTCATCAGGTGTTGTTCATATAAATTCAACATTTAATAATACAATGATTACCATTACCGATGCTCAGGGGAATGCAATTGCTTGGTCATCTGCTGGTGCTCAAGGGTTTAAAGGGGCGCGTAAATCTACACCTTTTGCCGCTCAAGTGGCTGCGGAAGATTGTGCGAGAAAAGCACAGGAACATGGTATGCGTTCTTTGGAAGTTGAAGTTTGTGGTCCTGGGGCAGGGCGTGAATCTGCTTTACGTGCGTTGCAATCTGTTGGTTTTGTCATTACTTCTATTCGTGATGTAACACCAATTCCTCATAATGGATGTCGTCCGCGTAAAAGGCGGCGTGTTTAA
- the recA gene encoding recombinase RecA: MDKTKALDAALAQIERSFGKGSIMRLGQKEQVVEIETVPTGSLSLDIALGVGGLPKGRIVEIYGPESSGKTTLALHAIAEAQKIGGICAFIDAEHALDPIYARKLGVDLENLFISQPDTGEQALEITETLVRSGAVDVLVIDSVAALTPRAEIDGEMGDALPGLQARLMSKALRKLTASIFRSNCMVIFINQIRMKIGVMFGSPETTTGGNALKFYASVRLDIRRIGSIKDRDVIVGNQTRVKVVKNKLAPPFKQVEFDIIYGEGISKLGELIDLGVKVGIVEKSGSWFSYNSQRLGQGRENAKQFLRQHPEIAAEIETALRQNAGLIAIELLENAGEDVTESDEAI; encoded by the coding sequence GTGGATAAAACAAAAGCTCTCGATGCTGCTCTCGCTCAAATTGAACGTTCTTTCGGTAAAGGCTCCATTATGCGTCTTGGGCAAAAGGAGCAAGTTGTTGAAATTGAAACAGTTCCAACGGGTTCATTGTCCTTGGATATTGCTTTGGGTGTCGGTGGATTACCGAAAGGGAGGATTGTTGAGATTTATGGACCAGAAAGTTCCGGAAAGACAACATTGGCTCTTCATGCTATTGCTGAAGCACAGAAAATTGGTGGAATTTGTGCTTTTATTGATGCTGAGCACGCCCTTGATCCTATTTATGCACGAAAGCTCGGCGTTGATTTAGAAAATTTATTTATTTCTCAGCCAGATACCGGTGAGCAGGCGTTGGAAATTACAGAAACGTTGGTGCGTTCTGGTGCTGTTGATGTGCTTGTTATTGATTCTGTGGCAGCTTTAACACCGCGTGCAGAAATTGATGGTGAAATGGGTGATGCTTTACCTGGATTGCAAGCACGCTTAATGAGTAAAGCTTTGCGGAAACTTACGGCTTCAATTTTCCGCTCTAACTGTATGGTGATCTTTATTAATCAAATTCGCATGAAAATTGGTGTGATGTTTGGTTCTCCTGAAACAACAACAGGTGGGAATGCTTTAAAGTTTTATGCTTCTGTTCGTTTGGATATTCGCCGCATTGGCTCCATTAAAGATCGGGATGTGATCGTTGGTAATCAGACCCGTGTTAAAGTGGTGAAGAATAAATTGGCTCCTCCCTTCAAACAAGTTGAGTTTGATATTATTTATGGTGAGGGGATTTCCAAATTAGGTGAGTTGATTGATTTGGGAGTCAAAGTTGGTATTGTGGAAAAATCTGGCTCGTGGTTTTCTTATAATTCTCAACGTTTAGGGCAGGGACGTGAAAATGCGAAGCAGTTTTTGCGCCAGCACCCGGAAATTGCTGCAGAAATCGAAACAGCTTTGCGTCAAAATGCTGGTTTGATTGCTATTGAATTGTTAGAAAATGCAGGAGAAGATGTGACAGAAAGTGATGAAGCAATTTGA
- a CDS encoding DNA-directed RNA polymerase subunit alpha, with translation MIQKNWQELIKPNKVESYTHDNPNITSVIAEPLERGFGLTLGNALRRVLLSSLRGAAITAVQIDGVLHEFSSIPGVREDVTDIILNIKEIALRMEEEGPKRLVVYKEGPGVVKAGDISIVGDMEILNPDHVICTLDEDAEIRMEFIVNTGKGYVPSDRNCVDDGRIGLIPIDSLYSPIRKVSYKVENTREGQVLDYDKLTLTIETNGAVNGEDAVAFAARILQDQLSLFINFEEPQKEPVEEADSELSFNPALLKKVDELELSVRSANCLKNDNIVYIGDLIQKTESEMLRTPNFGRKSLNEIKEVLACMGLHLGMEIPAWPPENIDDLAKRYEDQY, from the coding sequence ATGATCCAGAAAAACTGGCAGGAACTTATTAAACCCAATAAGGTTGAATCGTATACGCATGATAATCCAAATATTACAAGCGTAATAGCTGAGCCTCTTGAGAGGGGATTTGGTTTGACTTTAGGAAATGCACTTCGTCGTGTGTTGTTGTCTTCGCTTCGTGGCGCTGCTATTACTGCTGTGCAGATTGATGGTGTTTTACATGAATTTTCATCAATTCCAGGTGTCCGTGAGGATGTTACAGATATTATTCTGAATATCAAGGAAATTGCACTTCGTATGGAAGAAGAAGGACCTAAACGTCTCGTCGTTTATAAAGAGGGGCCTGGTGTTGTGAAAGCAGGGGATATCAGTATCGTTGGGGATATGGAAATCCTCAATCCAGATCATGTTATCTGTACCCTTGATGAAGATGCTGAGATTCGTATGGAATTTATTGTCAACACGGGGAAAGGGTATGTTCCATCTGATCGGAATTGTGTCGATGATGGGCGCATAGGACTAATTCCAATTGATAGTCTTTATTCACCAATTCGTAAAGTATCTTATAAAGTCGAGAATACACGTGAAGGTCAAGTTCTCGATTATGATAAATTGACGTTGACGATCGAAACAAATGGTGCTGTTAATGGAGAAGATGCTGTTGCTTTTGCGGCGCGCATTCTTCAGGATCAATTATCATTATTTATTAACTTTGAAGAACCACAGAAAGAACCTGTTGAAGAGGCGGATTCTGAGCTTTCCTTTAATCCGGCACTTCTCAAAAAAGTGGATGAATTAGAACTTTCCGTTCGTTCGGCAAATTGTCTTAAGAATGATAATATTGTTTATATTGGTGATCTTATTCAAAAAACAGAATCTGAAATGCTTCGGACACCAAATTTTGGTCGTAAGTCATTGAATGAGATTAAAGAAGTTTTGGCGTGTATGGGGTTACATCTTGGAATGGAAATTCCTGCATGGCCGCCTGAAAACATTGATGATCTTGCTAAACGTTATGAAGATCAGTATTAA